The following are encoded in a window of Flavobacterium psychrotrophum genomic DNA:
- a CDS encoding T9SS type A sorting domain-containing protein: MKRKLLRLRALLCLGLLLSFFVSSAQINYSENFDVIEDIEWLTTGFDWDDTTVCSGGGTTYVNLYDGWFEGYTGELISPSIGVSNGTEVTVTYQYRILDYAASPSIPTTNDQEWGTFTVYYGTSATGPWSPIDAIDSSNHVESADCVTRTATFTPVGGSQIYLRVYAELSNFESDFLIFFDEVTAVQEAASACAGTPAPSVTVASSATICTSKPVTLSLDPYYAFTGMAFQWQTSADGVTYTNVATGGTGDTYSAIQATATWYRASVSCMAGGTAVLSTPVQVQSTGAPCYCDVDFYNTVEPITSVEFAGINNQSPADATSSEDMEDFTALAPAQVSQGQSYPIALKGNTNGSFTNYFTVFFDWNKNGDFSDDGEVYQIGSIVDSDGIDGQVAQGTIAVPANAAIGITRMRVFKSYNAATTSPCSAADAIGYGQVEDYYVNVTAAAPVAQLTWVNLQSPATLSINQGETGTIYARAYGQGITEAAGAGAGVSAWIGVSTTNTDPSAWTTWVPATFNVQAGNNDEFSAAIGATLAPGTYYYASRFQLNTGAYLYGGYTADGGGIWSTTNVSGVLTVNCNVTAPTVDPLAYCAGITGAELPVAGGLKWYFGPTGDNAIPADTLLTTGTFFVSKIEGTCESATRTPVVITVSSVIATEFDDLRECDSYTLPALQTGNYYTATGGTGTQLAAGTEITQTTVIYVYAVAAANPDCTSESSFTVTINSAGSINGDASQSLVTGSTVEDIEIEANAAATIIWYSDEALTTVVSSQTVLVDGATYYAVQTLADCSSPAFAVTITLTLGLDDFGKESFTYYPNPVDDVLTLSYTKSISGVQVHNLLGQLVLEKKTLNATQAQLSLGALTAGTYMVKVVAEDGAAKTIKVIKK; the protein is encoded by the coding sequence ATGAAAAGAAAATTACTTCGGCTCAGGGCTTTACTCTGTCTCGGTCTCTTGCTTTCATTTTTTGTAAGCAGTGCGCAAATTAATTATTCAGAGAATTTTGATGTCATTGAAGATATTGAGTGGTTAACGACTGGATTCGATTGGGATGACACTACTGTTTGCAGCGGCGGCGGTACAACTTATGTTAATCTTTATGATGGGTGGTTTGAAGGCTACACAGGTGAACTAATTTCGCCATCTATAGGGGTAAGCAATGGTACAGAAGTTACTGTAACTTATCAATACCGTATACTTGATTATGCAGCTTCTCCTTCTATACCAACAACAAACGACCAGGAATGGGGTACATTTACAGTATATTACGGCACTTCTGCAACGGGACCATGGAGTCCGATAGATGCCATAGATTCCTCTAACCATGTTGAGTCTGCAGATTGTGTTACGCGCACTGCAACTTTTACGCCAGTAGGTGGAAGCCAGATATACTTAAGGGTATATGCAGAACTTTCTAATTTTGAGAGTGACTTCCTGATATTTTTTGATGAAGTTACGGCTGTCCAGGAAGCTGCCAGTGCTTGCGCAGGTACACCTGCGCCATCAGTAACGGTGGCTTCTTCTGCAACTATATGTACTTCAAAACCCGTTACATTGTCATTAGATCCTTATTATGCTTTTACCGGCATGGCTTTTCAATGGCAAACATCTGCCGATGGAGTAACGTATACAAATGTTGCTACAGGTGGTACGGGTGATACATATAGTGCCATACAGGCTACAGCTACCTGGTACAGGGCATCTGTTTCTTGTATGGCAGGCGGTACAGCTGTTTTGAGTACACCCGTGCAGGTACAAAGCACGGGCGCACCATGTTATTGTGATGTAGATTTTTATAATACCGTAGAGCCTATAACTTCGGTAGAATTTGCAGGTATAAATAATCAAAGCCCGGCAGACGCAACGTCGTCTGAAGATATGGAAGATTTTACCGCTTTGGCTCCTGCGCAGGTTAGCCAGGGGCAGAGCTATCCAATAGCACTGAAAGGCAATACAAACGGAAGCTTTACAAACTATTTTACCGTATTTTTCGACTGGAATAAAAATGGTGATTTTAGCGATGACGGTGAAGTTTATCAAATAGGAAGTATTGTAGACTCTGACGGAATTGACGGGCAGGTTGCCCAGGGAACCATTGCAGTGCCTGCCAATGCCGCCATAGGAATAACCAGGATGAGAGTATTCAAATCCTATAATGCAGCTACTACAAGCCCATGCAGCGCTGCAGATGCAATAGGGTATGGCCAGGTTGAAGATTATTATGTAAATGTTACTGCGGCTGCACCTGTTGCACAGCTAACATGGGTAAACCTTCAGTCGCCTGCTACATTATCAATTAATCAGGGTGAAACGGGTACAATATATGCCCGCGCTTACGGTCAGGGAATTACTGAGGCTGCCGGTGCCGGTGCCGGTGTTTCTGCGTGGATAGGTGTAAGCACAACTAATACCGATCCATCTGCCTGGACAACCTGGGTGCCTGCTACCTTTAATGTACAGGCAGGTAATAACGATGAGTTTAGTGCAGCTATAGGCGCTACACTTGCGCCGGGTACTTATTACTACGCAAGCCGTTTTCAGCTTAATACAGGAGCTTATCTTTATGGTGGTTATACCGCTGACGGAGGTGGCATATGGAGCACAACAAATGTAAGTGGTGTGCTTACCGTAAACTGTAATGTAACTGCACCAACAGTAGATCCGCTTGCATATTGTGCCGGTATTACAGGAGCTGAACTACCCGTTGCCGGTGGGCTTAAATGGTATTTTGGACCTACCGGAGATAATGCTATACCGGCAGATACATTATTGACTACGGGTACTTTCTTTGTTTCAAAAATAGAAGGTACATGTGAAAGTGCTACACGTACCCCGGTTGTAATTACTGTTTCTTCTGTAATAGCTACTGAATTTGACGATTTAAGAGAATGTGATTCTTATACACTACCTGCGCTACAAACAGGTAATTATTATACTGCTACAGGTGGTACAGGTACACAACTTGCCGCAGGTACAGAAATTACACAGACTACGGTTATATATGTTTATGCAGTTGCTGCTGCAAATCCTGATTGTACATCCGAATCATCGTTTACAGTTACAATTAATAGTGCCGGTAGCATAAACGGAGATGCGAGCCAGAGCCTTGTAACAGGTTCAACGGTTGAAGATATAGAAATTGAAGCTAATGCTGCGGCTACTATAATATGGTATAGCGATGAAGCACTCACTACTGTTGTATCATCCCAAACCGTACTGGTTGATGGGGCTACATATTATGCAGTGCAAACTTTAGCAGATTGTTCAAGCCCGGCTTTTGCAGTAACCATTACTTTAACACTTGGTTTGGATGATTTTGGCAAAGAAAGTTTTACATATTATCCTAACCCTGTAGACGATGTACTTACACTAAGCTATACTAAAAGCATTAGTGGTGTTCAGGTACATAACTTATTAGGGCAATTGGTTCTTGAGAAGAAAACTTTAAATGCAACACAAGCACAGCTAAGCCTTGGTGCGCTTACGGCAGGCACTTACATGGTTAAGGTCGTTGCCGAAGATGGCGCTGCCAAAACAATAAAAGTGATTAAAAAGTAA
- a CDS encoding glyceraldehyde-3-phosphate dehydrogenase, giving the protein MNNALLYEKELSYQADRRKAGVELINIVSGLWYDKSIELVLFRNQLIDKSVGEIINLHEYAAEFIKKPINIFDTVEIARAIKLADLPPSRLDIGKLTYEFHEETNTCHDAAIFVADRVKEARSKGDIKPKDVVLYGFGRIGRLLARDMMGKIGKGAQLRLRAIVVRDKHDSALLLKRASLLKHDSIHGDFLGSVIADDKNNTLIINGTTVHIISATAPEDIDYSKYGIKDALLIDNTGAFTTAEALERHLTSKGIDKVILTAPGKGIPNIVYGVNHQQFDPESIDIWSAASCTTNAITPVLKAIEDTLGVTKGHLETIHAYTNDQNLVDNMHKKYRRGRAAALNMVITETGAGSAVAKAIPSLAGKLTSNAIRVPVPNGSLVVVNIEVERATNVTEVNDIIKHYALEGELVEQIKYSVNNELVSSDIVGTSAPAIYDSNATIVSPDGKNVILYVWYDNEYGYSQQVIRLAKYVAKVRRYTYY; this is encoded by the coding sequence ATGAACAACGCATTACTATACGAAAAAGAACTCAGCTACCAGGCCGACAGGCGTAAGGCAGGTGTAGAACTCATAAATATAGTTAGTGGATTATGGTATGACAAATCTATAGAATTGGTACTTTTTAGAAACCAGCTTATAGATAAAAGTGTAGGCGAAATTATTAATCTACACGAGTATGCAGCCGAGTTTATTAAAAAACCCATCAATATTTTTGATACTGTAGAGATAGCCCGTGCTATAAAACTGGCTGACCTTCCGCCAAGCCGACTTGATATTGGTAAACTGACCTACGAATTTCACGAAGAAACGAATACCTGCCATGATGCTGCAATATTTGTTGCAGACAGAGTAAAAGAAGCCCGTAGCAAAGGCGATATAAAGCCAAAAGATGTGGTGCTGTATGGTTTTGGCCGCATAGGAAGGTTGCTTGCCAGGGACATGATGGGAAAAATAGGTAAAGGAGCACAACTACGGCTAAGAGCAATAGTGGTTAGGGATAAGCATGATAGTGCCTTGCTACTAAAACGCGCGTCTTTGTTAAAACATGACTCAATACACGGAGATTTTTTAGGATCTGTAATAGCTGACGATAAAAATAACACCCTGATTATAAACGGTACAACCGTACATATTATAAGCGCCACTGCCCCCGAAGATATTGACTATTCTAAATATGGCATTAAAGATGCACTCCTAATCGACAACACCGGCGCATTTACAACAGCCGAGGCACTGGAGCGCCATCTTACATCAAAAGGGATTGATAAAGTTATACTTACAGCTCCCGGAAAAGGTATCCCTAATATTGTATATGGGGTAAATCATCAGCAGTTTGATCCGGAGAGTATCGACATCTGGTCGGCAGCATCGTGTACAACAAATGCTATTACTCCGGTATTAAAGGCTATAGAAGATACTTTAGGAGTAACTAAAGGCCACCTGGAAACTATTCATGCCTATACAAATGACCAGAACCTGGTAGATAATATGCATAAAAAGTACCGCCGTGGACGTGCCGCAGCCCTTAACATGGTAATTACCGAAACCGGTGCAGGTAGTGCAGTAGCAAAGGCAATTCCTTCGTTAGCCGGTAAACTTACCAGCAATGCCATAAGGGTACCTGTACCAAATGGGTCGCTTGTAGTAGTAAACATTGAGGTGGAGCGCGCTACGAATGTAACCGAAGTTAACGACATTATTAAGCACTACGCGCTTGAAGGCGAACTTGTGGAACAGATCAAATATTCTGTAAACAACGAGTTAGTATCCAGTGATATTGTAGGCACTTCTGCTCCTGCTATTTACGATAGTAATGCTACCATTGTAAGCCCGGATGGTAAAAACGTTATACTATATGTATGGTATGATAACGAGTATGGCTATAGCCAGCAGGTTATCCGCCTGGCAAAATATGTTGCCAAAGTAAGGCGCTATACTTACTACTAA